The following are from one region of the Candidatus Omnitrophota bacterium genome:
- a CDS encoding DUF362 domain-containing protein: protein MPYSKVAILRTRPRTVLEDYHELLNLAGYQDAIAKDADTALKINISWHFFYPGCSTTPWQLEGVIRAMKRDGYDPNLIHGCHNRTVVIDSHLGERENKQIQPIQAHGLRNVHLYEGEEWIDVREAVGDLAKEFLCLNEVYPQGFSIPKRFLGENIIHLPTIKTHVFTTTTGAMKNAFGGLLNERRHWTHTVIHETLVDLLMIQKKIHRGLFAVMDGTFAGDGPGPRCMIPHVKNVILASADQVAIDAVAAKLMGFNPMEIKFIRLAHEKGLGCGDPKEIELVGDMDAAQENWNFEGPFKHLTFAANMQHKIYWGGLKNWVEWSLKTWLAPWSYIASVAYHDMYWYPRFGNNRVLECLQSDWGRLFHNWEKLQPDEKGFLEVGEPPSKAVLGTGSILARGVGILGSCIKEAPEFAARKRRAQQKAAQTESK from the coding sequence GTGCCCTATTCCAAAGTCGCCATCCTTCGCACCCGTCCCCGCACGGTGTTGGAAGATTACCATGAGTTGCTGAATCTCGCTGGATATCAAGACGCCATCGCCAAGGACGCCGATACCGCCTTGAAGATCAACATCAGCTGGCATTTCTTCTATCCCGGCTGCTCCACCACGCCTTGGCAGTTGGAAGGCGTGATCCGCGCCATGAAGCGGGACGGCTACGATCCCAACCTAATCCACGGCTGCCACAACCGCACTGTGGTCATCGATTCCCACCTCGGCGAGCGTGAAAACAAGCAGATTCAACCCATCCAGGCGCACGGCCTGCGCAACGTGCATCTCTACGAAGGGGAAGAGTGGATCGACGTGCGCGAGGCGGTAGGCGATCTGGCCAAAGAATTCCTCTGCCTCAACGAGGTTTACCCTCAAGGCTTTTCCATACCCAAGCGCTTCCTCGGCGAGAATATCATCCACCTGCCCACCATCAAAACCCACGTCTTCACCACGACGACGGGAGCGATGAAAAACGCCTTCGGCGGCCTACTCAACGAGCGGCGCCATTGGACGCATACCGTCATTCACGAAACCTTAGTAGATTTGCTGATGATCCAAAAGAAAATCCATCGCGGTTTGTTCGCCGTCATGGACGGAACCTTCGCGGGCGACGGCCCAGGGCCGCGCTGCATGATTCCTCATGTCAAGAACGTAATTCTGGCCTCCGCCGACCAAGTGGCCATCGACGCCGTGGCGGCCAAACTGATGGGATTCAATCCGATGGAGATCAAGTTCATCCGCCTTGCGCATGAGAAAGGGCTGGGTTGCGGCGATCCCAAGGAAATCGAACTCGTGGGGGACATGGACGCCGCCCAGGAAAATTGGAACTTCGAAGGACCGTTTAAACACCTCACCTTCGCCGCCAATATGCAGCATAAAATATATTGGGGCGGCCTAAAGAATTGGGTGGAATGGTCGCTCAAAACCTGGCTGGCGCCGTGGTCTTACATCGCCAGCGTCGCCTATCATGACATGTATTGGTATCCCCGCTTCGGCAACAACCGCGTGTTGGAATGCCTGCAAAGCGACTGGGGACGGCTTTTCCACAACTGGGAAAAATTACAGCCGGACGAAAAAGGCTTCCTCGAAGTGGGCGAACCGCCCTCGAAAGCGGTCTTGGGAACCGGCAGCATCCTTGCTCGCGGCGTGGGAATTTTAGGCAGCTGCATCAAGGAAGCGCCCGAATTCGCCGCCCGCAAGCGCCGCGCCCAACAGAAAGCGGCGCAGACGGAATCCAAATAA
- the aroC gene encoding chorismate synthase has protein sequence MGSIYGRVFRIATWGESHGGGVGVVVDGCPPRIELAESEIQFELDRRRPGQSRITTQRGEADAVQILSGVFEGKTLGTPISMMVWNQDARPQDYSEMQEAYRPSHADYTYDAKYGFRDYRGGGRASARETIGRVAAGAIAKKLLQQWENIEIVAYVKQIYDLIGEIDPKKVKLSQVEKNPVRCPDPEAAQKMFELIDKTRKEGDSLGGIIECVIRNVPPGLGDPVFDRLEADLAKAMLSIPATKGFEIGSGFSSALMKGSEHNDLFYSSKGRIRTRTNRSGGVQGGISNGENIVFRIAFKPTATILQPQKTVTPQGKNTILKPKGRHDPCVLPRAVPIVEAMSALTLADHYLLQRMNLGEKEMNRIRK, from the coding sequence ATGGGCAGCATCTATGGCCGCGTATTCCGAATCGCCACGTGGGGCGAATCGCACGGCGGAGGCGTCGGCGTCGTCGTCGACGGCTGCCCGCCCCGCATCGAGCTCGCCGAATCGGAAATCCAATTCGAGTTGGACCGGCGCCGCCCCGGCCAGAGCCGCATCACCACCCAGCGCGGCGAAGCCGACGCCGTGCAAATCCTCTCCGGCGTCTTCGAGGGCAAAACCTTGGGAACGCCCATCTCCATGATGGTGTGGAACCAAGACGCCCGCCCGCAGGATTACAGCGAAATGCAGGAGGCCTACCGCCCTTCCCACGCCGATTATACCTACGACGCCAAATACGGCTTCCGCGACTATCGCGGCGGGGGACGCGCCAGCGCCCGCGAAACCATCGGCCGCGTAGCGGCGGGCGCCATCGCCAAGAAACTTTTGCAGCAATGGGAAAATATCGAAATCGTCGCCTACGTCAAGCAGATTTACGACCTGATCGGCGAGATCGATCCAAAAAAAGTCAAACTGTCTCAAGTGGAAAAAAATCCCGTGCGCTGCCCCGATCCAGAGGCGGCGCAGAAGATGTTCGAACTGATCGACAAGACGCGCAAAGAAGGCGACTCCCTCGGCGGAATTATCGAGTGCGTCATTCGCAACGTCCCGCCGGGCCTAGGCGATCCCGTCTTCGACCGCCTGGAAGCGGACCTGGCCAAAGCCATGCTCTCCATCCCGGCGACGAAAGGCTTCGAGATCGGTTCGGGATTCTCTTCCGCCCTCATGAAAGGCTCCGAACACAACGATTTATTCTATTCGTCCAAAGGCCGCATAAGAACGCGCACTAACCGGTCGGGAGGCGTCCAAGGCGGCATCAGCAACGGCGAAAACATCGTCTTCCGCATCGCCTTCAAACCCACGGCGACTATCCTGCAACCCCAAAAGACCGTAACGCCGCAAGGCAAAAACACTATCCTAAAACCAAAAGGCCGCCACGATCCCTGCGTCCTCCCCCGCGCCGTCCCCATCGTAGAAGCCATGTCCGCGCTGACGCTGGCGGATCATTATTTGTTGCAGCGGATGAATTTGGGGGAAAAGGAAATGAATAGGATAAGAAAATGA
- a CDS encoding plasmid stabilization protein: MNELVLRDLNGLLLERLHQNAALHGVSVEEEAKKILAAAVSATAQNSLLDRARAIRERNAHLQKTNTLVLLRQDRDK, from the coding sequence ATGAACGAACTCGTTCTTCGAGATTTGAATGGACTCTTGCTCGAACGGCTCCATCAAAACGCTGCTCTACACGGCGTTAGCGTGGAAGAAGAGGCGAAGAAAATCCTCGCCGCCGCCGTTAGCGCTACGGCTCAAAACTCCTTGCTAGATCGTGCGCGCGCCATCCGCGAACGAAACGCGCATCTCCAAAAAACCAATACATTGGTTTTATTGCGACAGGATCGGGACAAGTAA
- a CDS encoding DUF2442 domain-containing protein, whose amino-acid sequence MWKLQDVKSIEYRRGYAFFIAFDDGLEGEVDFSEYLGKGPIFEPLRDKSFFRKAYIDGGTIAWPNGADIAPETLYEKIENANKAPLHNS is encoded by the coding sequence ATGTGGAAACTCCAAGATGTCAAATCGATAGAGTACCGGCGCGGGTATGCTTTTTTCATTGCCTTCGACGATGGGCTTGAGGGCGAGGTTGATTTCTCGGAGTATCTTGGCAAGGGACCCATATTTGAACCGTTGAGAGACAAATCGTTTTTTCGCAAAGCATACATCGATGGAGGAACTATCGCGTGGCCGAATGGCGCGGACATTGCGCCTGAGACGTTATACGAGAAGATCGAAAACGCTAATAAGGCGCCTCTGCATAACTCCTGA
- a CDS encoding SUMF1/EgtB/PvdO family nonheme iron enzyme produces the protein MTAWITIALSSASAVEPIIPKMVAIPAGPFIYGASMSSSRDFPFRRWDIAQKIVECPAFSIAVYETTHREYLRFVQDDGYKRPQFWSAEGNAYRSEFDKAIQPDRFPGDDLPVAGVSYYEAEAYCRWLAFKTGEPFRLPLEIEWEKAARGTDGRLYPWGNRWNPKACNWNDHPRTELEPDGKIDGYRFAAPRGSFPAGVSPYGCHDMAGNVEEWCADWVDASRKNRVIRGGCYWMVYPRCFQTSFRSGAAPETSMVYNAVAGFRIARGE, from the coding sequence GTGACCGCATGGATAACGATCGCACTTTCCTCCGCTAGCGCTGTAGAGCCAATCATACCGAAAATGGTTGCGATTCCAGCGGGTCCGTTTATCTACGGCGCCTCGATGTCAAGCAGCCGCGACTTTCCCTTCCGCCGCTGGGATATTGCGCAAAAAATCGTTGAGTGTCCCGCTTTTTCCATCGCCGTTTATGAAACCACCCACCGGGAATATCTTCGCTTCGTTCAGGACGATGGCTACAAACGCCCACAATTTTGGTCGGCGGAAGGGAACGCATACCGATCAGAATTCGATAAGGCCATCCAACCGGATCGTTTTCCCGGCGACGATCTTCCCGTCGCAGGCGTAAGTTACTACGAGGCGGAAGCCTATTGCCGATGGTTAGCCTTCAAGACAGGCGAGCCTTTTCGCTTGCCCTTGGAAATCGAATGGGAAAAAGCGGCGCGTGGAACGGATGGGCGGCTTTATCCTTGGGGAAACCGTTGGAATCCGAAAGCGTGCAATTGGAACGATCATCCACGAACGGAACTAGAACCGGACGGAAAAATCGATGGATATAGATTCGCAGCGCCTCGCGGTTCGTTTCCCGCAGGCGTCAGCCCCTACGGCTGCCATGATATGGCGGGCAATGTGGAGGAATGGTGCGCGGATTGGGTTGATGCAAGCAGGAAAAACCGCGTAATCCGGGGCGGGTGTTACTGGATGGTCTACCCGCGTTGCTTCCAAACCTCATTTCGCAGCGGCGCCGCGCCGGAAACAAGCATGGTTTATAACGCTGTAGCGGGATTCCGTATCGCTAGGGGGGAGTAA
- a CDS encoding class I SAM-dependent methyltransferase, with protein MQKEIYRLNYQLEETHWWFLGRRDIFFSSIRRLIHQEKLSPPLHILDYGCGTGGITLALSAFGMVLGADESDDAIAFCRSRGLDNIQKVTSPRELPEAAFDLVCCLDALEHVEDDVLLLGELRRALRPRGILLITVPALPMLWGGEDVVSHHVRRYRRRELADKLTQAGFSTVRASYFNTLLLPAIFGKRLFNRFFRPSTLNRSDLYPVWPPLNAILYRIFSAERILMPYISYPLGASLLFIAQKEEKI; from the coding sequence TTGCAAAAGGAAATTTACCGCCTAAATTACCAATTGGAGGAAACCCATTGGTGGTTCCTCGGACGCCGAGATATCTTTTTTTCTTCAATCCGGCGATTGATCCATCAAGAGAAACTCTCTCCGCCCTTACATATCCTCGATTATGGCTGTGGAACAGGAGGAATTACGCTGGCTCTATCTGCTTTTGGCATGGTTTTGGGCGCCGATGAGAGCGATGACGCTATTGCTTTTTGCCGTTCCAGAGGTCTCGATAATATTCAAAAAGTCACTTCTCCGCGCGAATTGCCGGAAGCGGCTTTCGATCTCGTCTGTTGTCTTGATGCGCTCGAACATGTAGAGGACGATGTTCTTCTTCTTGGCGAATTGCGCCGCGCTCTCCGGCCAAGAGGGATCCTATTAATTACCGTTCCCGCGCTGCCGATGCTTTGGGGAGGTGAAGACGTCGTCTCCCATCATGTTCGGCGCTACCGGCGCCGTGAATTGGCTGATAAACTGACGCAAGCCGGATTTTCTACGGTGCGAGCATCCTATTTCAATACGTTATTACTGCCCGCGATATTCGGCAAACGGCTTTTCAATCGTTTTTTTCGTCCCTCTACGCTGAACCGTTCTGATCTTTATCCTGTTTGGCCGCCGTTGAACGCAATCCTCTATCGCATATTTTCCGCCGAACGGATCCTCATGCCGTATATTTCATATCCACTCGGCGCCTCGCTTCTTTTTATTGCACAAAAAGAAGAGAAAATATGA
- a CDS encoding GDSL-type esterase/lipase family protein, translating into MSNRIVNRIVIVLALILMGGGCLDAVLRILIAAPSPTAPSVAAPQWEPLFLAGAYGAMRSNLRDVKIEDFTVSTNSYGMRNPEISSHKKPGTIRAAIIGDSIAFGWGIREEKAFPRLLEQGLNQDGGDAFEVLNFAAPGFTSFHALKQFEKLANNFQPDILILAVGLYDSQETRMAESEIFSLLQQHNLVNGLSGFSRMADRFSGFWHWRQNRMRAEGIKELAQKIQANERKDFWFRRTAPKEYYAHLAAIMKYQQSQGGRSILVHSNLLNFETFPELQRLSEDFDAPLLNARGLFDQLGGEEERRKAFELNLEPAGFYGRNPGESYRALFRVYVPPTVNVPQSMYIVGNHPSLGAGVPNAAALNDAGRQGDERADDRVWSLEIALDEKQPFYFAFTNSGVKGRWSPQPEKWENTLKNNMLFFRLDPNGADGPVHWYSLTYIYGKIPFAYLMQANGEFPNELGHKIIANRLARLTLQEAKELKKRQN; encoded by the coding sequence ATGTCTAATCGCATCGTCAACCGAATCGTAATCGTTCTCGCGCTGATTTTAATGGGGGGGGGTTGCTTAGACGCCGTCTTGCGGATATTAATCGCCGCCCCATCTCCTACGGCGCCCAGCGTCGCGGCGCCGCAGTGGGAGCCGCTGTTCCTAGCAGGCGCATACGGCGCCATGCGCTCCAATCTACGCGATGTGAAAATCGAAGATTTCACTGTCTCCACCAACTCCTATGGCATGCGCAATCCTGAAATTTCTTCGCATAAAAAGCCAGGAACGATTCGCGCGGCGATAATCGGGGATTCCATCGCTTTCGGCTGGGGAATTCGGGAAGAGAAGGCTTTCCCACGGCTTTTAGAGCAGGGGTTGAATCAAGATGGCGGAGACGCATTCGAAGTTCTCAACTTCGCGGCGCCGGGCTTTACCTCTTTTCACGCCCTGAAGCAGTTTGAAAAATTAGCGAATAACTTCCAGCCGGACATCTTGATTCTCGCCGTAGGTCTCTACGATTCCCAAGAAACGCGCATGGCGGAGAGCGAGATTTTTTCCCTGCTCCAGCAGCATAATCTTGTAAATGGTCTGAGTGGATTCAGCCGCATGGCCGATCGTTTTAGCGGTTTCTGGCATTGGCGCCAAAACCGGATGCGGGCCGAAGGAATTAAAGAACTGGCGCAAAAGATCCAAGCGAATGAACGAAAGGATTTCTGGTTTCGGCGGACGGCGCCGAAGGAGTATTACGCCCATCTAGCCGCCATTATGAAATATCAGCAATCCCAAGGCGGGCGATCCATACTCGTCCATTCGAATCTGCTCAATTTCGAAACTTTTCCCGAATTGCAGCGCCTGTCGGAGGATTTCGATGCGCCATTGCTCAATGCCCGCGGGTTATTCGATCAACTAGGCGGGGAAGAAGAGCGGCGCAAGGCCTTCGAGCTGAACTTGGAACCGGCGGGATTCTATGGCAGAAATCCTGGCGAATCCTATCGCGCCCTCTTCCGCGTCTATGTTCCGCCCACAGTAAACGTTCCTCAAAGCATGTATATCGTTGGCAATCATCCCAGCCTGGGCGCAGGCGTTCCCAACGCCGCCGCCCTCAACGACGCGGGACGGCAGGGCGACGAGAGGGCGGACGACCGCGTCTGGTCGTTGGAAATCGCCCTCGACGAAAAGCAGCCGTTCTATTTCGCGTTCACCAACAGCGGCGTCAAGGGACGCTGGTCGCCGCAGCCGGAAAAATGGGAAAATACTTTAAAAAATAACATGCTATTCTTCCGGCTCGATCCCAATGGAGCGGATGGGCCGGTTCATTGGTATTCTTTAACGTATATTTATGGCAAAATACCTTTCGCTTACCTGATGCAGGCCAACGGCGAATTTCCCAATGAATTGGGCCACAAGATCATAGCTAACCGCCTAGCCCGCCTAACTCTTCAGGAAGCGAAGGAATTGAAGAAAAGGCAAAATTAG